The Clostridiales bacterium sequence ATATAGCCGCAAAGTGGACGTATCCTGCAGCAGTCACATTTAAGACGGATGAAAGCAACCAGCTTGAGGAATTGCAAAATGCAATCTCCACATATGCTTCGGAAACTGCGGCGAAATTCATTACAGGCCAGCAATCCTTCGATACATTTGACAGCTATGTAAAGAAATTGAACGATATGGGATTGGAAAAAGTTCTTAAAATCCGCCAGGATGCTTATGATAGATTTTCTAAGCGTTAAACGCATCAAATCTTAGATGTCAGGGGGAAGAAATAATGGCAAATGAAAACTTAACAGGAGTTTCAGCAGAAGTTTCAATAATAAAAAAGCAATCGCTAAGACATACACTTGGCCGGGATTTTAAGATAAATAAGTATAAATATTTGATAATACTGCCGGTTATAGTATACCTTATATTGTTCGCATACAAGCCTATGTACGGTTTAATTATCGCATTCAAGGAATACAGACCGGCGATAGGGATACAAGCCAGCAAATGGGTGGGCTTCAGATATTTCAAGCAGTTTTTTAATGATGTATTCTTCTGGCGCTTGATTAGAAATACTTTTTCAATAAGCGGACTGGATATATTATTTGGCTTTCCGGCACCTATCATTCTCGCGCTTTTCATAAACGAGATTAGGGTCACCTGGTTTAAGCGTACGGTACAGACAATTACCTATATGCCATATTTCATTTCTCTGGTTGTTATGTGCTCGCTGGTTAAGATTTACTGCCAGAGCAACGGCATTTTTTCACAGATTGCCGTTGCCCTCGGCGGCAAAGCAGATAACCTGCTCATGAACGGCAAGAATTTTTACACGATATATGTTGGCTCAGGCATATGGCAGCATATAGGATGGGGTTCGATTATTTATCTTGCTGCCCTTTCAGGTATCGACCAGCAGCAGTATGAAGCAGCCAGGATTGACGGAGCCGGCAGGTTCAAGCAGATGTTTTATATTACAATACCGGGCCTTATGCCTACCATAGTTATTTTGTTTATCTTGCGTATGGGCGGCATTTTAAACGTCGGCTTTGAAAAAATCCTCCTTCTTTATTCCGAGTCTACTTATAATGTTGCGGATGTCATATCGACGTATGTTTACCGTAAAGGTATACTCAATGCGCAATACAGCTATAGCACTGCAGTGGGCATGTTCAACTCGGTGGTCAATGTAATTTTTCTGCTTCTGGCAAACCATTTAGCAAAAAAAACTACCGATTTGAGCCTGTTCTAAAGAGGAGGGATTTAGAGTGGCTAAAAGCAAGTTGTTAAAGAAAACAAAAGGCGATATTATATTTGATACCATCAATATTATAATAATGCTCATACTATGCTTTATAACATTATATCCGATGTATTATGTATTGTGCGCTTCATTCAGCAATAATGTCAAACTTCTGGCTTCACCGGGGGTGCTCTGGTTTCCCAAGGGATTCAACCTTGGTGCGTATAAGCTGGCATTCAGACATCCGCTGCTGGTAAGCGGTTATAGAAACATTTTATTTATTCTGCTTGTATCCTTGCCAATTAACATTATATTGACACTATTTTGTGGATACTTTTTGGCTTCAAAGAATGTCTATTTTAAAAAACCCATTTTAGCGTTTATCATGTTTACAATGTTCTTCAGCGGAGGCATGATCCCCGGTTATCTGAATGTGCGTTCGCTAGGGCTTTATAATTCACTGTGGGCTCTTATAATTCCCGGTGCACTTAGCATTTACAATTCGATCATCTGCAAAACGGCCATCGAAAGCATACCGGACAGCCTCATAGAATCAGCGTATATCGATGGAGCCAACGATATAATGATCATTTTTAGGATCGTATTTCCGCTGATTATGCCGACCATCGCCGTGCTCCTTTTGTACTACGGCGTAGGGCACTGGAACAGTTGGTTTCCTGCATCCCTTTATATAAAGGATAACGAGAAACTTCCTATCCAAAATGTAATGCGTGCGGTATTGATCGCAAATTCGGATATTTTGAATTCGGCTGCTACGGAGGCCGATCAGGTAGATGATTTCTCGGAAACCATAAAGTATTCTGCGATCATCATCACGACTGTTCCTGTACTTTGCATATATCCGTTCCTGCAGAAATATTTTGTAAAAGGTGTTATGATAGGTGCGGTAAAAGGTTGATGGTGATTTAGTTCTATCGGAATAAAAATCTAAGGTTATTGTGCAAAAATTATTGCTTCAATATTATAATAGAAACAGATGTTATTATATTGACGATTATGTACTTAACCTTAGATTTTTTCTTGTTTACTATTTACATAATGAGGAAGATTAGATATGAAAAGGAAGACTGTTAAATTACTTGCTATTCTGTTATGCGTCGTCATGACTGCAACTATAAGCAGTTGTAAAAACAATAAAAGTGAGACTGCAAATAGTAAAAATCGATTGCCCGCAGGTGAAGTAACTTATCCGATTAAAACCAATGCTAAATTGACTTACTGGGTCAGCCTCGATGCCAAGGCTGCTGCAAGTGCAAAAAACTTAGGGTATACGGAATTTGCAAAAGAGCTCAAAAAACAGACGGGAATAGATGTCGAATGGATACATCCTGCTCTGGGCCAGGAAAATGAAAATTTCAACATAATGGCATCTTCGAAAAATCTGCCCGATATAATTGAACGCGGTTTTTTGAATTATCCCGGTGGGCCCGATAAAGCCATAGAGGATCATATAATATTAAAACTCAATGGTTTAATTGACAGGTATGCCCCGAATTACAAAAAGTATCTTATGAGTGAACCGGATTTGGGGAAACAGGTAAAAACCGATAGCGGAACTTTATATGGTTTCCCGTTTGTAAGGGGTACGGATATGAATTGCGTTTTCTACGGGCCTATAATGAGAGGTGACTGGCTGAATGACCTGAATCTTGAAATACCAACCACTATTGATGAATATGAAAATGTGCTGAAGGCGTTTAAGGATAAGGAAGGTGCTACCGCAGCTTTTACTCAGATTGGTACTGAGGATAACTTTATAACAGGAGCTTTCGGCATAAGCAAAGGCTGGTATATCGACGATAATAAAAAAGTGGCTTATGGGCCTGCAAGGCCTGAGTTTAAAGATTATCTGACCGTTATGAACCGATGGTACAGAGAGGGAATACTTGATAAGAATTTTGCATCAAATGACGAAGATGCGGTAAAGTCAAATATGCTAAGCGGCAAATCCGGCCTCATATTGGGATACTCCGGAGGCTATTTGGCTACGCTTATGAATATCATGAAAGATAAAGATTCCAAATATGAATTAGTAGGAGCCCCTTATCCGACGCTTAAAAAGGGAGAGAAAGTCAAGTTTGCCAATAAGGATTGGAAATTCAACACAGTCACTGCAGCGATAACCCCTAACTGCAAAAACCCTGAATTAGCTATGAGACTTTTGGATTATGGATATTCTAAAAAAGGCAATCTACTATATAATTTTGGCATAGAAGGTGTAAGTTTCAAGATGGTCAACGGATATCCGACATTAACGGATAATGTTATAAAAAATCCCGATAAATTATCCGTGGCAGAGGCAATAGCCAAATATTCAAGGGGTTCATATGTCGGCCCTTTCGTGCAGAGCAAAGAATTGGACGAACAATTTACCATGGGCATGCCGCAGCAAAAACAGGCTAAAAAACTTTGGGCACAGGCAGACCCTTATCCAAATAAATATCCCCTTGCGACATTCAACAGCAAAGAATCCCAGGAGATAGTAGGTATTGAAGCCCCTTTGAATGCCTATGCAAATGAAAATATTATAAAGTTCATAATGGGAACGGAACCTTTGAGCGATTTTGATAAATTCCAGGCTCAATTGAAAAAATTAAATATAGACAGGGCAATTGAAATAAGACAGGCATCGGTAGACAGATACAATAAAAGATAAATGCTGTATCCATTTTAAAAATTTAGGAGGGATAAAGTGAGAAAGAAAAGATTTATGAGGCAAATCAGCAGATGCTTGGTTTTCATCCTTATATTGACGTTTACAGGAATGGGAAACATCATAGCGAAAGCAGATGAAATTCTGCAATCCAATGCGACGGCTCAGAATCTTATCTTAAATTCCGGATTTGAAACTGCAGGGTCAGGCACTAATGCAGCTGACAAATGGGGAACATGGAATAACACCAATACTGTATATTCACTTGACAGCGCTGTATTTCATTCAGGGACAAAATCATTAAAGATCTCAACTACCTCCAGTGGAGGAGCAAATCAGCTAATCAATGTAGAAGCGGGAAAAAGCTATAGGCTTGGACTATGGATCAAAGCCGATAAAGTTGCAGGCAAGGTAAGGTATAAGTTCAAGAGAAACGGTGTGTATGACAGTAGCTGGCAGTATACTCCCGGTAGCTCGGCTACAGATTGGACTTATATAGAAAATGTTATACAGATTCCGGGGGATGCCCAGCAGATACAAATAGAAGTCTATATGGCAGGCCAGGGTGCCGTATGGTTCGACGATGTAAGCTTTATAAAGCTGGTCCCCCTTCAGTCCATCAACTTTCAAAACGCCAGCATAAGCATGCAACCTGGTGAGACTATAGAGCCTCCGATAATATATACTCCGGAAGATGCTACTAATAAAAATATTACGCTGGCCAGTTCAAATCAGGAAGCTGTAAGGATAGAGGACGGAAAGTTGGTAGCCATAAGCAGGGGAGCTTCCATAGTAACTGCATGGCCTGAGGATATATCGGCAGGAGCCGGAAAAAAGGAATTGTATGTCAGAGTAGGTGATGAAGAAGTACCTGTAGCCGGGATTTCCCTGGATAAGGAAAAAATAACTCTTACTCAAGGGGAAACGTACATGCTTAATACTATTTTCGAACCCGGCAATACTACAAGTGTGGATGTTAAGTGGACAAGCTCAAACACATCTGTAGCAACTATTGATAGCGGATTGGTCAAAACATTTGAACCTGGGACTGCAAGAATTACAGTAACTACAGATGAAGGCGGCTTTGCCGACTACTGTGATGTAGAGGTAGCAGCCAAAAACATAGTTGCAAATCCCGGATTTGAAGATACATATACAGATGATAACGGCACTCTTCTGGCCAGCGGATGGTCGGCATGGACAGCTCCCGGGCAGACGCCTTTCAATGTTTCTTTGGATTCAGCTAATAAGCACAGCGGGAATTATTCCGCAAAAATCAGCTCGGATGCCAACACAAGAGGAGCCTATACGCAAAATAATGTGCCTGCGCTTGCAGGAAAGACATACAAATTTTCTGCCTATGTAAAAACTGAGAATATAGTAAAGGCAAATTCCGGTGATAAGGGGGCGGACATCAGAGTATGCATGTGGAAGTCAGGCGGCGGCGATGCTGCCTCTCCGGTATTTCTGGCGCCCACTACATTAACGGGTAATAACGATTGGACATTGCTTGAAAAGGTCATAACCATACCTGAAAATGCTACGGCGGTAGGTATTCAATGTTATATTGGCGTAGCTAAAGGGACTGCCTGGTTTGACGATGCAAGGGTTGAGGAGTATATTCCGGTTAAGGGTTTAGAGATTTCATCCGGTTTTGGAGTAGTCAAGGTTGGAAGCAGCATAAACGTTACGGCAAAGGTAACGCCTGACAATGCAAATAATAAAAAGATAATATGGACGACGGAAAATCCGGATATTGCAGCTGTAAACGATGGAGCCATAACCGGAATCAGCGAAGGCACGGCTGCAATTACCGCAACGACGGAAGAAGGCGGATTTTCGAGGGATTTCTTTGTCTATGTGTCCAATAGCGATATGGAGATTCTGCCGCCAAAGACATATGATTTTTCCGTAGATGAAGATGGGATGATAAATGGCAGTCTGGATAAAACCGATGAGAATGGTAACGCTTTTACGTACACTGTATGTGAATATGCAGATAACGGACTGGCCAGAGTAAACAGCAACGGTGATTTTCAATATTCTCCGGACAAGAATTTTTACGGAAGCGATAAATTCAAAGTAATAGCTGCAAATGGAGCAGGGGGAATAGGCCAGCAAGATATAGATATTACCGTCAATGCTAAAAACGATGCTCCGTCATCCGGCGAGACCACTGTTGTGGTTGTGCAGGGAGATTCGGTAGAAGGCAGTGCTGATGCAGCCGATATAGATAAAGATGTTGTTACCTACACAATCAGCAGCAATCCGTCAAAAGGGACGGTGACGTTGACTTCAGATGGAAAATTTGTATACAAAGCCGGCAACGACAGCATTGGAGATGATGATTTCACGATCATGGCAAGTGATAGCAAAGGTGGAACGGCACCTTACAAGGTTAATGTATTCATATCGCCTAAAGGTGCAAAAATAATCGGTACTTTGAAATCGGTAAGCAAAGATAAAACGCATCCAAGG is a genomic window containing:
- a CDS encoding ABC transporter permease subunit; translated protein: MANENLTGVSAEVSIIKKQSLRHTLGRDFKINKYKYLIILPVIVYLILFAYKPMYGLIIAFKEYRPAIGIQASKWVGFRYFKQFFNDVFFWRLIRNTFSISGLDILFGFPAPIILALFINEIRVTWFKRTVQTITYMPYFISLVVMCSLVKIYCQSNGIFSQIAVALGGKADNLLMNGKNFYTIYVGSGIWQHIGWGSIIYLAALSGIDQQQYEAARIDGAGRFKQMFYITIPGLMPTIVILFILRMGGILNVGFEKILLLYSESTYNVADVISTYVYRKGILNAQYSYSTAVGMFNSVVNVIFLLLANHLAKKTTDLSLF
- a CDS encoding carbohydrate ABC transporter permease; the encoded protein is MAKSKLLKKTKGDIIFDTINIIIMLILCFITLYPMYYVLCASFSNNVKLLASPGVLWFPKGFNLGAYKLAFRHPLLVSGYRNILFILLVSLPINIILTLFCGYFLASKNVYFKKPILAFIMFTMFFSGGMIPGYLNVRSLGLYNSLWALIIPGALSIYNSIICKTAIESIPDSLIESAYIDGANDIMIIFRIVFPLIMPTIAVLLLYYGVGHWNSWFPASLYIKDNEKLPIQNVMRAVLIANSDILNSAATEADQVDDFSETIKYSAIIITTVPVLCIYPFLQKYFVKGVMIGAVKG
- a CDS encoding extracellular solute-binding protein, whose protein sequence is MKRKTVKLLAILLCVVMTATISSCKNNKSETANSKNRLPAGEVTYPIKTNAKLTYWVSLDAKAAASAKNLGYTEFAKELKKQTGIDVEWIHPALGQENENFNIMASSKNLPDIIERGFLNYPGGPDKAIEDHIILKLNGLIDRYAPNYKKYLMSEPDLGKQVKTDSGTLYGFPFVRGTDMNCVFYGPIMRGDWLNDLNLEIPTTIDEYENVLKAFKDKEGATAAFTQIGTEDNFITGAFGISKGWYIDDNKKVAYGPARPEFKDYLTVMNRWYREGILDKNFASNDEDAVKSNMLSGKSGLILGYSGGYLATLMNIMKDKDSKYELVGAPYPTLKKGEKVKFANKDWKFNTVTAAITPNCKNPELAMRLLDYGYSKKGNLLYNFGIEGVSFKMVNGYPTLTDNVIKNPDKLSVAEAIAKYSRGSYVGPFVQSKELDEQFTMGMPQQKQAKKLWAQADPYPNKYPLATFNSKESQEIVGIEAPLNAYANENIIKFIMGTEPLSDFDKFQAQLKKLNIDRAIEIRQASVDRYNKR